One genomic window of Hymenobacter sp. J193 includes the following:
- a CDS encoding SDR family oxidoreductase — MSATQPYAQPMLRDNALQGKTIVVTGGGTGLGRAMTTYFLQLGANVTISSRKLDVLEKTAADLRELTGNANVLAVQCDVRKYDEVEAMLQRTIAEFGGVDVLLNNAAGNFISPTERLSHKAFDVIVDIVLKGSYNCTLAFGKRWIADKKPGTILNIVTTYASVGSAFVVPSAAAKAGVLAMTRSLAVEWAKYGIRSNAIAPGPFPTEGAWSRLFPEPLASKLDPAANVPLKRVGNHQELANLAAYMVSDFAAYMNGEVVTLDGGEWLNGAGEFNKLELLTSDMWDMIEKTMRR; from the coding sequence ATGTCTGCTACTCAGCCCTACGCCCAGCCCATGCTGCGCGACAACGCCCTGCAGGGCAAAACCATTGTGGTAACCGGCGGCGGTACCGGCCTCGGCCGCGCCATGACCACGTATTTCCTGCAGCTCGGCGCCAACGTCACTATCAGCTCGCGCAAGCTCGATGTGCTGGAAAAAACGGCCGCCGATCTACGGGAGCTAACCGGCAACGCCAATGTGCTGGCCGTGCAGTGCGACGTGCGCAAGTACGACGAAGTGGAAGCCATGCTCCAGCGCACCATTGCAGAGTTCGGGGGCGTGGACGTGCTGCTCAACAACGCGGCCGGCAACTTCATCAGCCCCACGGAGCGCCTCAGCCATAAGGCTTTCGACGTGATTGTGGACATTGTGCTGAAAGGCTCCTACAACTGCACGCTGGCCTTTGGGAAGCGCTGGATTGCTGATAAGAAGCCCGGCACCATTCTCAACATCGTTACTACGTACGCCTCCGTGGGCTCGGCCTTTGTGGTGCCCTCGGCCGCCGCCAAGGCCGGCGTACTAGCCATGACGCGGTCCTTGGCCGTGGAGTGGGCCAAGTACGGCATCCGCTCCAACGCCATTGCCCCCGGCCCGTTCCCCACGGAAGGCGCCTGGAGCCGACTGTTTCCCGAGCCGCTGGCATCTAAGCTCGACCCCGCTGCCAACGTCCCCCTCAAGCGCGTGGGCAACCACCAGGAACTGGCCAATCTGGCCGCCTACATGGTGTCGGACTTTGCCGCTTACATGAACGGCGAAGTGGTAACCCTGGACGGGGGCGAGTGGCTGAACGGTGCCGGCGAATTCAACAAGCTCGAGCTTCTCACTTCCGATATGTGGGACATGATTGAGAAAACCATGCGCCGATAA
- a CDS encoding DUF1571 domain-containing protein: protein MISPLLRFTAGFALLGIALGAAPAEKMTTAVLVSRLSYSIDHLKTLRCTVKAQERIDGTYQQARTQMKIAYSPLRLYLRNQKGVEVLYVAGQNDNEAYVYPNSFPYVTVSLDPNGTLMRRNQHHSVFQAGFGTIADLLHGSAQRTDHSFERSFRYAGDTTVAGRPGYILRSDFPQFRYITYKPAKAETVAQIADKFGCGEYRILERNSLSHGATVPAGKAVQVPNSYGRRTIVCVDQATFLPTLVQVHDDKGLFEKFEFSDVVANQPIAPAEFQKGYKGYKI, encoded by the coding sequence ATGATTTCTCCTTTGCTTCGATTTACGGCGGGTTTCGCCTTACTGGGAATTGCGCTGGGTGCTGCCCCCGCCGAGAAAATGACGACTGCCGTGCTGGTTTCCCGGCTCAGCTACTCCATCGACCACCTCAAAACCCTGCGCTGCACGGTGAAGGCCCAGGAGCGCATCGACGGGACGTATCAGCAGGCCCGCACCCAGATGAAGATAGCCTACAGTCCGCTGCGGCTGTACTTGCGCAACCAGAAAGGCGTGGAGGTGCTCTACGTGGCGGGCCAGAACGACAACGAGGCCTATGTATACCCCAACAGCTTCCCCTACGTCACCGTCAGCCTCGACCCCAACGGCACGCTGATGCGCCGCAACCAGCACCACAGCGTATTCCAGGCCGGTTTCGGCACCATTGCCGATTTGCTGCACGGCTCGGCCCAGCGCACCGACCACAGCTTCGAGCGGAGCTTCCGCTACGCCGGCGACACCACCGTGGCCGGCCGCCCCGGCTACATCCTACGCTCCGATTTTCCGCAGTTCCGCTATATCACTTACAAGCCCGCCAAGGCCGAAACCGTAGCCCAGATTGCCGACAAGTTTGGCTGCGGCGAGTACCGTATTCTGGAACGCAACAGCCTCTCGCACGGGGCCACCGTACCAGCTGGCAAGGCCGTGCAGGTGCCCAACTCCTACGGCCGCCGCACCATTGTGTGCGTGGACCAGGCCACGTTCCTGCCCACGCTGGTGCAGGTGCACGACGACAAAGGCTTGTTCGAGAAGTTCGAGTTTTCCGACGTCGTCGCCAACCAGCCCATTGCCCCCGCCGAGTTCCAGAAAGGCTACAAAGGGTATAAGATCTAA
- a CDS encoding glycosyltransferase family 2 protein, giving the protein MHFTVITPTHNREQFLPEAVASVQATVTAPLDISFDHLICENACTDGTQAWLTAHPQDRLRHQSSATKLLPGPARNLLIRTTAPETWLVPLDDDDLLLQRAIYHYAAQIQTHPGRPWLVADFLRVDEERRYLPSEDYYAWQFDSPTDMLRAIFRAEHFIQGNVCYSRQLFDEVGGYDEELRMAEDLDLYVRFLLAGHLPVICPHLSHLHRFHRANVSIGVDAAKHGADLQVIYDKYADQLQKLGIERP; this is encoded by the coding sequence ATGCATTTTACTGTTATTACTCCCACACACAACCGCGAGCAGTTCTTGCCCGAAGCCGTTGCCAGCGTGCAGGCCACCGTCACGGCTCCGCTCGACATTTCCTTCGACCACCTCATCTGCGAAAATGCCTGCACCGACGGCACGCAAGCCTGGCTGACGGCTCATCCGCAGGATCGACTTCGCCACCAGAGCAGCGCCACCAAGCTGCTGCCCGGCCCGGCCCGCAACCTGCTGATTCGCACCACCGCGCCCGAAACCTGGCTGGTTCCCCTCGACGACGACGACCTGCTGCTGCAGCGCGCCATCTACCACTATGCCGCCCAGATTCAGACCCACCCCGGCCGCCCGTGGCTGGTAGCCGATTTTCTGCGCGTGGATGAAGAGCGGCGCTACCTACCCTCCGAAGACTACTACGCCTGGCAGTTTGATTCGCCCACCGATATGCTACGCGCCATTTTCCGGGCCGAGCACTTCATTCAAGGCAACGTTTGCTACTCGCGCCAGCTGTTTGATGAAGTAGGCGGCTACGATGAGGAGCTGCGCATGGCCGAGGACCTGGACTTGTACGTGCGCTTTCTGCTGGCCGGGCACCTACCCGTCATCTGCCCGCACCTCAGCCACCTGCACCGCTTTCACCGCGCCAACGTGAGCATCGGGGTGGACGCCGCCAAGCACGGCGCCGACCTGCAGGTCATTTATGATAAGTACGCTGATCAACTGCAGAAGCTGGGCATTGAGCGGCCGTAA
- a CDS encoding substrate-binding domain-containing protein — MKKNVVRIKDIAARANVSVGTVDRVLHNRGRVAEEVRQKVLLMMEELEYEPNLIARTLGSNNTYQLAVLQPDHTLDPYWDAPWNGIRKAGKELKQYGLDITVYPYSLTEVDSFREQAEAATEARPDGILIAPLFYRESLTFFTQWHAQGIPYVLFNTYIAELQSLSYIGQDSYQSGFLAGKLAQFGQTQPGTFLIAHIAEDIANSVHITQKERGFRDYFAQLPPEPDGLHQERPKNAYKVLSIDLPQPADPSFARQLNRLLDEEQSQLKGIFVSTSKAFEIAPYLQANQREDVRLIGYDLLERNIHFLNEGIIDFLINQNPKEQGYRGVYALADLLIFKKDVKPVKYLPLDIITKENLQYYL; from the coding sequence ATGAAGAAAAACGTGGTGCGCATCAAGGACATAGCGGCCAGAGCCAATGTCTCGGTGGGAACCGTGGACCGGGTCCTGCACAATCGGGGCCGGGTAGCGGAGGAGGTGCGGCAGAAAGTGCTGCTGATGATGGAAGAGCTGGAGTATGAGCCCAACCTGATTGCGCGCACCCTTGGCTCCAACAATACGTACCAGCTGGCAGTGCTGCAGCCCGACCATACGCTCGACCCCTACTGGGACGCGCCCTGGAACGGCATCCGCAAGGCGGGCAAGGAACTCAAGCAGTATGGGCTGGATATTACCGTATATCCCTACAGCCTCACCGAGGTCGACTCCTTCCGGGAGCAGGCCGAAGCCGCTACCGAGGCCCGACCCGATGGAATTCTTATTGCCCCGCTGTTTTACCGCGAGTCGCTGACGTTTTTTACGCAGTGGCACGCGCAGGGCATTCCCTACGTGCTGTTCAACACCTACATTGCCGAGTTGCAGTCGCTCAGCTACATCGGGCAGGATTCGTACCAAAGCGGGTTTCTGGCCGGCAAGCTGGCTCAGTTCGGGCAAACGCAGCCGGGCACGTTTCTTATTGCCCACATTGCCGAGGACATTGCCAACTCCGTGCACATCACGCAGAAAGAGCGGGGGTTCCGGGACTACTTCGCACAGCTGCCCCCGGAGCCGGACGGCCTACACCAGGAGCGGCCCAAAAATGCCTACAAGGTTCTCAGCATCGACTTGCCCCAACCGGCCGACCCCTCGTTTGCCCGGCAGCTGAACCGGTTGCTGGATGAGGAGCAAAGTCAGCTTAAAGGTATTTTCGTGAGTACGTCCAAGGCCTTTGAAATCGCCCCGTATCTGCAGGCCAACCAGCGCGAAGACGTCCGCCTGATCGGGTACGACCTGCTGGAGCGGAACATTCACTTCCTCAACGAAGGCATCATCGATTTTCTCATCAACCAGAACCCCAAGGAACAAGGCTACCGGGGCGTGTACGCACTAGCCGATCTACTCATCTTCAAGAAGGACGTGAAGCCAGTGAAGTACCTGCCACTCGATATCATCACCAAGGAAAATCTGCAGTATTACCTGTAG